AACACTTTATTGTGGGATTATGAAATCTGCCTCAAgtatatttaactttatttttttatattttcaatgtgtATGATCGTCATTAATTGACGACACTTTAAAGTGACGCCAAAGAAATGCAATTTCACTTCTTTTAATATCTCCGTCCTCTCATCCTGAAGGAGTGGAGCTAAGACGCCAGGAGAGGAAACTAGGATACACAAATAAGAATTTAGTTTTTTCGATAGTTTTTCTAAAAGTTTCCACTAATACACACATTGCTCATAATTAAAAATACCCTTATTCAGTACATGAGAAATGCTGCAATTGCGGGGGAGAGAATAGTGCTGGGTATGGAGGATGTCAGGTGAGCAAAAATGCTGCTATGGTGCAAAATGTAAAGATATCAGATGGGATAGCATATGCAGAGGCAATTAAGCGAGTTAAGGAGACAGATAAGGTAACAGAAGAGAGAGTTGATATTCCAGGGTTCAGCTAAGAGAGGTAAAAATGGAGAATCATAATATTAGGATTATTAATTATTACAATCTTGTAAAAGGTTAAGTAAAGATTTGTTTAAAGAAGTAGGGGGAGAAGGTGGGTGTAATAGTTTGGTGTGGAGACTTTAATTCACATAGCACTTTATGGGGAAGTGCAAAATAACTTTAATGGGAACATGGTTGAAGAAATATTAGAAGACAATGATCTTGTTTGTATAAATGATAGTACTGTTACAAGGATGGATGTAGTCAGTGGGAGGCAATCAGCATTAGATCTTACAATTGTTTTCAGTGGGTTAGCTGGGAAATGCTAGTGGGAAGTCTGTGATCAGAGTGCTGTGGGTAGTGATCATTATCTTATCAAATGTAGTATTTGGATGCAGATGGATGAATGTCATGAGGATGGGTCTTAACATTGTTAGAAGGCTTTCTAATAATGTTTCAGTATTTAAAACAGAACTAGAGGCAATATTAATGCCGATGATGTGGGTGGaagaatcaaatattttttatgctaTTTTTAGCATTGTGcagtttaaaaagtaaaaaaaggtaAATCAGATGCTAGACAAGACATCCTTTATGACATATTACAGATCCTACACATAATTAACCTGCTAGATactaatatgtgaccctggaacacaaaaccagtcttaagcagCACTggaacattttaagaaaaagacaaaaatacattgtatgagtcaaaattatagatttttcttggCCTGCCACAGTTCCcgtgattaacaacttcaaaggcaattttctcaatcaGATTCTTGAGTTGAAAAGCTTATTTATCcagttttcagattatgtaaaagtCTCAATTTCGAAACATTGACCCagaagactggttttgttgtccagggtcacatattaaatTTATATGGGTTCCATCTAACGTAGGAGTGGAAGGGAACGAGTTGGTGGATAAAGTGGCAAGGGAGGGATTGAAGAAGAATGAAGTTGATATTAACATACCATTAAGCAAAGCTGAAGCAAAGTGTACAATAAAGAAAGCTGTTTTAAGCATATGGCAAGAGAAATGGAATAACGAGTTAAAAGGAAGAGACCTTTTTAGTATCCAAGACAAGGTAGGGAGTGAAAGGAGTAAATATGGAACCAGAAGAGATGACACGATTATATCTAGGCTAAGTATTGGGCACACCAGATTAAAACAACGTTTTCACAAGATAGGGAAAAGTGAGAAAAGCAGGTGTGAGCACTGTAGGTTGACAGAAACAGTGGAGCATGTGTTAGTCCTTTGTGAGGCATATAGTAATGAGAGAGCTCAACTTGTTGTAGATCTTAAAGAATTGAAAGTTCAACTAACAATTAAAGAATTATTCCAGAGTGCACAGAAAGAATCTAGAATATATCCTATTTTATTTAGGTTTTTGAGAGAGTCACGTTTGTTACACAGAATGTAAggttgttaaatatatatatatatatatatatatatatatatatatatatatatatatatatataaaggttAATAAGGAAATTGTATATTGTTAAGTTTATTTTGCCTGATAATATTTTTCCGCGTCCTCCTCCTTGGTCTTCACACTCCATCCCAGTAGGTGGCGGATCCTCACCAAAAGCTGATTTGCCAACCGccattaaacaaaagaaagaaagtcacagcATGAGTGACGTGTCCACCATTGATTTAGTCAATTGCGTTTAGTCTCTTCCCGGACGCCGTAGAAGAGGAAGTGTTTTtggttttgaagaaaataacCGCGTAAATAGACGATTTGCTTACCACTGGTATTATatctttcattgtttttattcgTTTGTCCAAGAAAGATGACTTGCAGAAGAGGAGCTTTAATTGTGTTAGAAGGTGTAGACAGATCTGGGAAAACCACACAATGTTTGAAACTCGTGCAGGCGTTACAGCAGAGTGGAAGAGAAGCAGAAATGATGCGATTTCCCGGTACAAATAAGTGTTTTCACATTTATTGGCAAATTATTccaattcttttaaaatatttcggGATTTCTGGATGGTTTAGAAATCTTCTTGGGAGAATGTTATGGAATTGAAACGGAAGTTTGTCATGTTCTAAAACATTATAACTAACCGTGTAAAAATGCGGGTCTCAAATGAGACCTGTTATAATCACAAGGCTTGGGGAAAGACTTTTAACAAGCCCATGAATACAATTTAGAGCAGAGTTATATTCACTGaagaaatgttaatgttttgatGATGTCCTGGTGTTCTGTATGAACTGTAAATGCAAGTTTATCTGTTCAAAAGTAAGCCTACGTTACACAGTCATTGGCTCTGAAAGTCATTCCACACTTCAGGTTTCATACGTCAAGAACATTAGTTCTATAGGACACTTTAAATTCTTGTTTTGGAGCATTATTGGCCTCACCACGTGTATTGTCAAGGTGCATATGATATCAAATTTGCCCATTACACACGCTTTGAAGtggtgaagtttttttttttgtactaatgcaatatttttttctatacagACAGAACCACAGTAATTGGTCAACTCATCAGTTCATACTTGATGAAGAAAAGTAATCTGGAGGATCACACTGTTCATCTGCTCTTTTCAGCAAACCGCTGGGAAATGGTGTAGGTTATGGTATTGACTATATGCACGGCTACTTCCTGGTTTTTGATCAGGCATTTCTGGTGAACTGACAGTCAGCTATAGCATGTCATTCTGCACTCGCTGGTTAAAAAAGTGTGCAAAGTTATGATTTGAAATCTGCTGATAAGAAATCTTGAGAGATGTAGCAGTGCTCAACTGTTCTCCCCTCATGACGCAGAAATGTAAACATCTTTTCATCTCATTTCACGTTTAAACAACTAAATTCATGTAAAGCATGATTATTTATCTGACTAGATTCTGAATATTGAAGATGTCCCCATGCAGATGAGTGACTGTTCTTTTCCAGCTGGCTTATATTAGTGAGGAATTTAAGAATGCTCTGTGTATATGGTCAATTAGACTTGATGTCACTTTATTCCAGTCATGTTTATAGTGAAGAATGTATCATTGAATCTCTTCTGTGATCTTTTCTCCCAATACACTTCTGTGTCCATACATAGTAATAAAGTTATATAATGTTTATCCTGTTGATTTTCAATGTGTTGGTCAAGAATAAAGCTTTGCACTAGTAATGACCGACCATTTTGCATAGCTTTGCACTGCCCTGCCTTAAGTCTGGTGTCAATCAGATTATCAGACAATTTAAGTCAAAAATTTCAGAGCTccttttttcttatttcagaCCTCTGATGAAACAGAAATTGGAACAGGGAATTAATCTAGTGGTGGACCGTTATGCATTTTCAGGAGTGGCTTTCACTAGTGCCAAGCCTGTGAGTGTTATTGTTacttaaagacattttattaaaaactttatatacacaggaaaacatttcagaattgttatggttttaaaaacaaaaagaacagtacgtttttaaagactttaaatTGTTTCAATGGACATACATCTACAAGAGCAGATGTAGAGCCatcagttgttttgtgtgtttagggcTTCTCTTTGGAGTGGTGCAGGAATCCAGATGTGGGACTACCAAAACCAGACCTGGTAATGTTTCTTCAAGTAAATCCTGGCGTGGCAGAAAAGCGTGGAGAATTTGGAACTGAACGTTATGAAACTAGCTTTTTTCAAAGCACAGTTCATCAAAGGTTTGAAGAGCTCATAGAAGATAAATCAGTCAACTGGAgtgtaagttttttttattaccataTTGTTCTGGTAATTTAATGACATTAAcactatatacattttttttttgcttctaTAGGTGATTGATGCAGCAAGGTCCATTGAAGAGGTGCACAACGATATTAAGTTTTTGAGTGAGAATATAATACATTTCTCAGAGAATCAGCCAATTGGAATGCTGTGGAGTTAAATAGCTGTTTCTCAGGAGGTTTTGATATATCCCTGTGTTGAATAATTACACTAAATTGATTGTTAtagctttttgttgtttttaatgaattaaataaatattcataaaataaacttgCGTACAGAGATTCTGATCATTAAAAAGGTTCTGTATAATAACAAGCTGTCCTAGTTTGTTTGTAAATGCTCAGCCTTCCGTAATTGCCATTTACAAGTTGATAGAGGTCCAAACTTCTGTGACCGTCACTACGGAATCAAAACTAAGCAGTAATTCTGACCGATACCAAAAAATGTGTTATAGCTCACCTGTGTTTAAGTTAAGAGGATGAAAAGGCACCATATCACTTAAAGAAATCTATAGTGTTAAAACTTAATATAGATAtacataaatgcaaatacataTTGACAATCCTGTTAGCCCTGACTATAACTCATTATTGATGATGACAGAGCCGTCAGTATAGCCATTTAAGAAAGTTGTGTATTTGAAGCAGTTGAGTCACCAAATGCCAAACTGGCTTTGGCCGTTAATGACATTCTGTCCATTCTCTCACTGACTTCTTTCCTCTGCGGGGCTCTGTCGCAGGTTTCTGAATGTCTGGCAAATATATAATTTCTTCACAGAGACAGTATTTCAAATTCTTCATCTTCAGAATCAAAGCAGCGCTCCAAACGGTCTgaatctgagaagtctgttgaggaaagtgtaaaacaaaaatatttcaaattctgacttttttattcatttcaattttGCAATTTATTAAGCAAACATTCATGATAAAGTTCTAAAAAATTGTAGCTGTATAATTCGGTCAATTTGATATTTTCTGACTAATGACTAAATGGTTACTTGCGGACTGGTTTGGTCTAAATccaaagtacatttttttttcgtTAATTAAGTATTTGTTTGATTATGTATTTTTAGCGGCCAAGCACCGAAGCCTGTCCCCTAATGCTTTGTTGGTATTTTTCTACTTAACCAATGGGAGTCTATGGCACACTCGTAGAAATGCACTTCAAACGCTGTAACTTTTGAACCCACTGATCTGCAGAAAATCTACTTTGTGCATATCGTTCCACTAGTCACACTTAACACATTCTATATGttacattaaaggtccagtcagtgaaatcaaGTGgcaaggttgtgaattgcaaccaaccgctgACTCTACCCATCCCCCTTCCATTCGAGACACTAcgagctcattctaaggtaataaaacaatGCTTCATTGTGtgagctctttatacacctctgaaggcatagttatgtatattaaattgcatttctgtcaatagatcctccaaaaaagtatacactggaccttaagACTCTGCTCATTACAGTAAAAGCCATCTtgaaaaatacagttttgtttattcgtttggccaaccagaatcaagTTAACCTGTGCTGAAAGGGACGACTGcaaagtgtctgtcaaagagAAAATGCCCCACAAACCCATCCCCCCCAAAGGCTGTCACCTTTTTCATCTCTTCCGAGTTTGCAAGTCTGCATTCTACAAATTGTGATAAATGATTTAGGGCTGCAACGACACCTTAACGTCATCAATAACTTAGTTATGAAAATATGTTGATGTGCGTCAAATGCgtcacattatttacatttatctgCAGTACTGCTGGCTTCTCTTCCCAGGCCTGAGTAATCAGCAGAACAAGAGAAAGTATAATACACCATCAAACAGAAGAAAAACGATCCTCCGCAGCTGCATTCGTATGGATTCTTAACATCTTCATCCAACTACATTTAATCTCTTTCTTAGTTTATTAGGTTTATTTAATCCATGAGAGGTAAAAAAATTTTACTTTAGTTTATGAAAAAGCAATAACACATGGACtgcacatacagttgaaagaaaaagtatgtgaaccctttaggcttacttggatttcttcataaattggtcataaaatgtgttctgatcttcatctaagtcacaacaatagagaaacacagtctgctttaactaataccgcacaaacattatacgttttcatgtttttattgaacacaacatgtaaacattcatagtgcagggtggaaaaagtatgtgaaaccctaggcaaatgacttctccaagagctaattggagccaggagtcagccaacctggggtccaatcaatgtgataaGATTAGATGCGTttattaaagctggcctgtccaataaaaaacacacaccagttttgagtttgctgttctgaagaagcgttgtctgatgtgaaccatgcctcgcacaaaagagctctcagaagacctacgatcaagaattgttgacttacataaagctggaaagggctacaaaagtatatctaaaagccttgatgtccatgtgtccacggtaaaacagattgtctacaaatggagaaagttcagcactgttgctacactccctaggcgtggtcgtcctgtaaagatgactgcaagagcacagcgcagaatgctcaatgaggtgaagaagaatcctagagtgtcagctaaacacttacagaaatctctggcacatgctaacatttttgttgacaaatctacaataaggaaaacattaaacaagaatggacttcatgggaggacaccacggaggaagccactgctgtccaaaaaaaacattgcagcacgtttgaagtttgcaaaagggcacctggatgttccacagcactactggcaaaacattctgtggacagatgaaaccaaaattgagttgtttggaaagaac
This DNA window, taken from Triplophysa dalaica isolate WHDGS20190420 chromosome 6, ASM1584641v1, whole genome shotgun sequence, encodes the following:
- the dtymk gene encoding thymidylate kinase; the encoded protein is MTCRRGALIVLEGVDRSGKTTQCLKLVQALQQSGREAEMMRFPDRTTVIGQLISSYLMKKSNLEDHTVHLLFSANRWEMVPLMKQKLEQGINLVVDRYAFSGVAFTSAKPGFSLEWCRNPDVGLPKPDLVMFLQVNPGVAEKRGEFGTERYETSFFQSTVHQRFEELIEDKSVNWSVIDAARSIEEVHNDIKFLSENIIHFSENQPIGMLWS